The Luteolibacter arcticus genome includes a window with the following:
- the pncA gene encoding bifunctional nicotinamidase/pyrazinamidase, giving the protein MNKHALILVDLQNDFLPGGALGVPGGDEVIPIANQLMDGFEIIVATQDWHPADHGSFASNHPGRQLFESVDLGGLPQTLWPVHCLENTGGALFAPGLDTRRITRVFQKGTRTEIDSYSGFHDNGRRNSTGLADWLREQGVTHVTVCGIATDYCVKFTALDAVAEGFQVTLHLPACRGVNLQPGDVNGAIEEMRAKRVTITA; this is encoded by the coding sequence ATGAACAAGCACGCACTCATCCTCGTCGATCTGCAGAACGACTTCCTTCCTGGCGGCGCTCTTGGAGTTCCGGGAGGCGATGAAGTCATCCCGATCGCCAACCAGCTCATGGATGGCTTTGAGATCATCGTCGCCACACAAGACTGGCATCCTGCGGACCACGGCAGTTTCGCATCGAATCATCCGGGGCGGCAGCTTTTCGAAAGCGTCGACCTCGGCGGCTTGCCGCAGACCTTGTGGCCGGTGCATTGCCTGGAAAATACCGGCGGTGCGCTGTTCGCACCGGGGCTCGACACTCGGCGGATCACTCGCGTCTTCCAGAAAGGCACGCGAACCGAGATCGATAGCTACAGCGGCTTTCACGACAATGGCCGCCGGAACTCGACGGGTCTCGCCGATTGGCTGCGCGAGCAGGGCGTGACGCACGTCACCGTCTGCGGGATCGCCACCGACTACTGCGTGAAGTTCACCGCGCTCGATGCCGTGGCGGAGGGCTTCCAGGTCACGCTGCACCTGCCCGCTTGTCGCGGGGTGAATCTCCAGCCCGGTGATGTGAACGGAGCCATCGAGGAAATGCGAGCCAAGCGAGTGACCATCACCGCATGA
- the pnuC gene encoding nicotinamide riboside transporter PnuC has protein sequence MTADAKRFRLEASIVTVLCTALLLCAWQKWLPLDLTEALGFATGAACVWLVTRGNIWNWPIGLLNNVFFAVLFWRARLFADFGLQGVYFALGVWGWWHWLHGGANHSRLNVSRTRRAEWIGIVLFLTLGTWGLRELLISVNGAAPLWDAVTTILCLAAQYLLCRKRIENWWLWIAADIIYVPLYLSRGLPLTAILYAGFIGLCIVGLIRWKKELARA, from the coding sequence ATGACAGCGGACGCCAAGAGATTCCGGCTCGAAGCCTCCATCGTGACCGTGCTGTGCACGGCTCTGCTCCTGTGCGCTTGGCAGAAGTGGCTGCCACTCGACCTAACAGAAGCTCTCGGCTTCGCGACGGGCGCGGCCTGCGTCTGGCTCGTCACGCGTGGCAATATCTGGAACTGGCCGATCGGGCTCTTGAACAATGTGTTTTTCGCGGTGCTGTTCTGGCGTGCACGGTTGTTCGCCGACTTCGGCTTGCAGGGTGTTTATTTCGCGCTGGGCGTATGGGGTTGGTGGCACTGGCTGCACGGCGGTGCCAATCACTCGCGGCTCAACGTTTCCCGGACCCGTCGCGCGGAATGGATCGGCATCGTGCTCTTTCTAACGCTGGGCACCTGGGGTCTGCGTGAGCTTTTGATCTCGGTGAATGGGGCTGCACCATTGTGGGATGCGGTCACCACCATCTTGTGTCTCGCCGCTCAATATCTACTGTGCCGCAAGCGGATCGAGAACTGGTGGCTGTGGATCGCGGCGGACATCATCTACGTGCCACTCTATCTGTCCCGCGGACTGCCGCTGACCGCGATTCTCTACGCGGGTTTCATCGGCCTGTGCATCGTCGGCCTCATCCGATGGAAGAAGGAACTCGCCCGCGCATGA
- a CDS encoding AAA family ATPase, whose protein sequence is MNPDRFGLGVVIGKFLPPHRGHRFLIETALSRCDRVIVIICGKPIDPIPPEFRARWLSEMVPSAEVMLIDDRYDENDSRVWAENTIGWLGRAPDAVFTSEDYGDRYASHLGCAHVLVDKARITIPCSGTAVRTDALAMWDFIDAPVRGWFAKRVVIVGAESTGTTTLAMDLASALRTTWVSEYGREYSEVKQARGEAIWESAEFLDIAREQNRREDLAAREANRVLICDTNSFATMLWHRRYMGHDDERLNAIADECRADLYLLTGDEIPFVQDGLRDGEHIRNDMHRWFESALEAQSVPWHLLRGGREQRVKDALAIIFARWPVIEEGLAPAPGGV, encoded by the coding sequence ATGAACCCCGACCGTTTCGGACTCGGGGTGGTGATCGGCAAGTTCCTGCCACCCCATCGCGGCCACCGCTTTCTCATCGAGACCGCGCTTTCGCGCTGTGATCGCGTGATCGTCATTATCTGCGGCAAGCCGATCGATCCGATCCCGCCCGAGTTCCGTGCCAGATGGTTGAGCGAAATGGTGCCATCCGCGGAGGTGATGCTGATCGATGACCGATACGATGAGAACGACTCGCGCGTCTGGGCGGAGAATACGATCGGCTGGCTTGGACGTGCGCCGGATGCCGTCTTCACCTCTGAAGATTACGGCGACCGCTATGCCTCCCACCTCGGCTGTGCCCACGTTCTGGTGGACAAGGCCCGCATCACCATCCCTTGCAGCGGCACTGCGGTGCGCACGGACGCGCTGGCGATGTGGGATTTCATCGATGCTCCAGTACGCGGGTGGTTCGCGAAACGGGTGGTCATCGTCGGTGCGGAATCGACCGGCACCACGACCCTGGCCATGGATCTTGCGTCGGCTCTCCGGACGACTTGGGTCTCGGAATACGGGCGCGAATACAGCGAGGTGAAACAGGCCCGCGGGGAGGCGATCTGGGAGAGCGCCGAGTTTCTCGATATCGCCCGCGAGCAGAACCGCCGCGAGGATCTGGCAGCGAGAGAGGCGAACCGGGTCCTGATCTGCGACACGAACTCCTTTGCCACCATGCTCTGGCACCGGCGCTACATGGGGCACGACGATGAGCGACTGAATGCAATCGCCGACGAGTGCCGGGCCGACCTTTACCTCCTGACCGGCGACGAGATCCCCTTCGTGCAGGACGGCTTGCGCGACGGGGAACACATCCGCAACGACATGCACCGGTGGTTCGAGTCGGCGTTGGAGGCCCAATCCGTCCCCTGGCACCTGCTGCGCGGCGGCCGGGAGCAGCGGGTGAAGGACGCCCTAGCGATCATCTTCGCCCGCTGGCCGGTGATCGAGGAAGGCCTTGCCCCCGCTCCGGGCGGCGTCTAA
- a CDS encoding LL-diaminopimelate aminotransferase — protein MASINSNFLKLKAGYLFPEIARRVKAFSDANPDKAAKIIRCGIGDVTEPLPAAVRAAMHEAIDEMGVRETFKGYGPEQGYEFLRQAIVDNEFAGLGISADEVFISDGSKCDTGNILDIFGKGNVIAITDPVYPVYVDTNVMAGNTGDSDEKGAYGGLVYLPCTAENGFVADLPKERVDLVYLCFPNNPTGAVATRAQLEAWVKYAKENDTIIFFDAAYQAFVQDASIPKSIFEIEGAKDVAIEFRSFSKNGGFTGVRCAYIVIPKTVTGKDDQGNRVPLHQLWSRRHSTKFNGASYPVQKGAAAVFSEQGKAEVKALIEHYMGNAKLLVEAVKAVGLQVFGGVNAPYVWVSCPAGLGSWDMFDKMLGEAQVVITPGAGFGAAGEGWFRISAFNSRANVEEVCRRLTALLG, from the coding sequence ATGGCCTCGATCAATTCGAACTTCCTCAAGCTCAAAGCCGGTTACCTCTTCCCCGAAATCGCCCGCCGGGTGAAAGCCTTCTCCGATGCCAATCCGGACAAGGCCGCCAAGATCATCCGCTGCGGCATCGGCGACGTGACCGAGCCGCTGCCCGCCGCCGTGCGCGCCGCAATGCACGAGGCGATCGATGAAATGGGCGTGCGCGAGACCTTCAAGGGCTATGGCCCGGAGCAGGGCTACGAGTTCCTGCGCCAGGCCATCGTGGACAATGAGTTCGCCGGCCTCGGCATCTCGGCGGATGAGGTCTTCATCTCCGATGGCTCGAAGTGCGACACCGGCAACATCCTCGACATCTTCGGCAAGGGCAACGTCATCGCCATCACTGACCCGGTCTATCCGGTCTATGTCGATACCAACGTGATGGCTGGCAACACGGGCGACTCCGATGAAAAGGGCGCCTACGGTGGCCTCGTCTATCTCCCCTGCACCGCGGAGAACGGCTTCGTCGCCGACCTGCCGAAGGAGCGCGTGGATCTCGTTTACCTGTGCTTCCCGAACAACCCGACCGGCGCCGTGGCCACCCGCGCGCAGCTCGAGGCCTGGGTGAAGTACGCAAAGGAAAACGACACCATCATCTTCTTCGATGCTGCCTATCAGGCCTTTGTCCAGGACGCTTCCATTCCGAAGTCGATCTTCGAAATCGAAGGCGCGAAGGACGTCGCGATCGAGTTCCGCTCGTTCTCGAAGAACGGCGGCTTCACCGGTGTCCGCTGCGCCTACATCGTCATCCCGAAGACCGTCACCGGCAAGGATGACCAAGGCAACCGCGTGCCGCTGCACCAGCTCTGGAGCCGCCGTCACAGCACCAAGTTCAATGGCGCGAGCTACCCCGTGCAGAAGGGGGCCGCCGCGGTCTTCTCCGAGCAGGGCAAGGCCGAGGTGAAGGCGCTCATCGAGCACTACATGGGCAATGCCAAGCTGCTGGTCGAAGCCGTGAAGGCCGTCGGCCTGCAGGTCTTCGGCGGCGTGAATGCGCCCTACGTCTGGGTGAGCTGCCCGGCCGGCCTGGGTTCGTGGGACATGTTCGACAAGATGCTCGGCGAAGCACAGGTCGTGATCACCCCAGGCGCCGGTTTCGGGGCCGCCGGTGAAGGCTGGTTCCGCATTTCCGCCTTCAATTCGCGCGCGAACGTCGAGGAAGTCTGTCGACGACTGACGGCGCTGCTAGGCTGA
- a CDS encoding AIM24 family protein: protein MSTPPSLPANNPAESLQEFVARTAQRDLGHGVFELESPRFLEVNLNGRMNTKTGSMVAYHGDIKFTREGMLDHGVGSLLKRAISGEGMRLTYADGNGKLYLADQGKKIIILKLQNESLIVNGNDVLAFEGSLQHKITMMKKIVGMMAGGLFNVRFDGSGLLAITSHYQPLTLRVQPGRPLMTDPNATIAWSGNLNPTLKADVSLRTFLGRGSGESMQMRFEGDGFVIVQPYEEVYMQTTGG from the coding sequence ATGTCCACACCACCTTCGCTGCCCGCCAACAATCCCGCCGAGAGCCTTCAGGAATTCGTCGCCCGCACCGCCCAGCGCGATCTCGGTCACGGAGTCTTCGAGCTGGAATCCCCGCGCTTCCTCGAAGTGAACCTCAACGGCCGGATGAATACCAAGACCGGCTCGATGGTCGCCTATCACGGCGATATCAAATTCACCCGCGAAGGCATGCTCGACCATGGCGTCGGCAGCCTGCTCAAGCGCGCCATTTCCGGTGAAGGCATGCGGCTGACCTATGCCGATGGCAACGGCAAGCTCTACCTGGCCGACCAAGGCAAGAAGATCATCATCCTGAAGCTCCAGAACGAGAGCCTCATCGTGAATGGCAATGACGTGCTCGCCTTCGAGGGCAGCCTCCAGCACAAGATCACGATGATGAAGAAGATCGTCGGCATGATGGCCGGCGGCTTGTTCAACGTGCGCTTCGATGGCAGCGGCCTGCTCGCCATCACCAGCCACTATCAGCCGCTGACGCTGCGAGTGCAACCGGGCCGCCCGCTGATGACCGATCCGAATGCGACCATCGCGTGGAGCGGCAATCTCAACCCGACCCTCAAGGCCGACGTATCACTGCGGACCTTCCTCGGCCGCGGCTCCGGCGAGTCGATGCAGATGCGGTTCGAGGGCGATGGGTTCGTGATCGTGCAACCGTATGAGGAGGTCTATATGCAGACCACCGGCGGTTGA
- a CDS encoding RNA-binding protein, translating to MKGERVESELLHTEKILADRKTFFLDLKQNSRGMVVKITEDVGGNRDTIMVPAEILSDFIAALSDIKETADNH from the coding sequence ATGAAAGGGGAACGCGTGGAAAGCGAGCTGTTGCACACGGAGAAGATCCTGGCCGACCGGAAGACCTTCTTCCTCGATCTCAAACAAAACTCACGTGGCATGGTGGTGAAGATCACCGAAGACGTGGGCGGGAACCGCGATACCATCATGGTGCCCGCGGAAATCCTCAGCGACTTCATCGCCGCCTTGAGTGACATCAAGGAAACCGCCGACAACCACTGA
- a CDS encoding serine/threonine protein kinase yields the protein MEERYEIRGKLGQGGLGAVYRAWDHALKREVAVKRIVSGDDAEHRDEATKQMEKETGALAALQHPNIVTIYDVGSDEDGPFVVMELLTGQTLDEIVEKAPLTWPDFRELVLQIQEALVAAQHLGLVHRDLKPSNIMVNWLPSGRFQTKIVDFGLAKFSPKTSIDTIEQGDIFGSIFYMAPEQFERGPIDSRLDMYSIGCVYYFTLTGQNPFQGESAHQVMTSHLEHRVIPLNEVRPDIPKWAADWVMWHINRYPAERPENGRESMKSFIQLDQPMSQAIAQPTPSPQPPAGLRPRMASGAPQRPAPVPTAMTATHVVKTHTAPQPLAPPDGAPPSVHTTAVQIPDLEPDTGPPPPDLPPPPATMTAPVPTVRRAPGAVVGGPTIYLSTAKKKKGMSEGQRNLLAVVGGLLLLVIIYFLVTQFSK from the coding sequence ATGGAGGAACGATACGAGATCCGTGGTAAGCTCGGCCAAGGGGGACTGGGCGCGGTTTACCGTGCTTGGGACCACGCCTTGAAGCGTGAGGTGGCGGTCAAACGGATCGTTTCCGGAGACGATGCGGAGCACCGCGATGAGGCCACCAAGCAGATGGAGAAGGAGACCGGCGCCCTCGCCGCGCTCCAGCATCCGAACATTGTCACCATCTACGACGTCGGCTCGGACGAGGACGGCCCCTTCGTGGTGATGGAGCTGCTGACCGGCCAGACGCTCGATGAGATCGTGGAAAAAGCGCCGCTCACGTGGCCGGATTTCCGCGAGCTGGTCCTGCAAATCCAAGAGGCGCTGGTGGCCGCGCAACATCTCGGCCTGGTCCACCGCGACCTGAAACCGTCGAACATCATGGTCAACTGGCTGCCGTCCGGCCGCTTCCAGACCAAGATCGTCGACTTCGGCCTCGCGAAATTCAGCCCGAAGACGTCCATCGACACGATCGAGCAAGGCGACATCTTCGGCTCGATCTTTTACATGGCGCCGGAGCAGTTCGAGCGCGGGCCGATCGACTCGCGCTTGGACATGTATTCCATCGGCTGCGTCTACTACTTCACGCTGACCGGCCAGAATCCTTTCCAAGGGGAAAGCGCGCATCAGGTGATGACGTCGCACCTCGAGCACCGGGTCATCCCGCTCAACGAAGTCCGCCCGGACATCCCGAAATGGGCCGCCGATTGGGTGATGTGGCACATCAACCGTTACCCGGCCGAGCGCCCGGAAAACGGCCGCGAGAGCATGAAGAGCTTCATCCAGCTCGACCAGCCGATGTCGCAGGCGATCGCCCAGCCCACCCCCTCTCCGCAGCCGCCGGCCGGCCTGCGTCCGCGGATGGCCAGCGGTGCCCCGCAGCGGCCAGCCCCGGTGCCGACCGCGATGACGGCCACCCATGTGGTGAAGACCCACACGGCCCCCCAGCCGCTGGCCCCGCCGGATGGCGCGCCGCCGAGCGTGCACACCACGGCGGTGCAGATTCCCGACCTGGAGCCTGACACCGGTCCACCACCCCCGGACCTCCCGCCGCCGCCTGCGACCATGACGGCTCCGGTTCCTACGGTCCGCCGGGCTCCCGGCGCCGTGGTGGGCGGCCCGACGATCTATCTTTCCACCGCGAAGAAGAAAAAGGGCATGAGCGAGGGCCAGCGCAATCTGCTCGCCGTGGTCGGCGGCCTGCTGCTGCTGGTGATCATCTACTTCCTCGTGACCCAATTTTCCAAGTAG
- the serS gene encoding serine--tRNA ligase, translating to MLDIREIREHTDAVRERLKARGGNHWTLIDEVLACDESRRKAETGKQQLQSERKSTSKQIGMLKAKGEDTSAIEAAVREINDKIAALDAESEAAGTRQAELLMEIPNLPHPACPVGEDETANPVVRTWGEKREIPGAQDHLTLAEALGIISLDDATRIAGSGFAVYRGKGAKLERALINFLLDLQSGENGYEEVNVPHVVLRECMEGTGQLPKFEDDMYGTDAGEDGRNQLFLAPTAEVPVTNLYRDTLLHETDLPKRLCAYTPCFRREAGSAGRDNRGIIRMHQFDKVELVQVVHPDQGLEALEALTGHAESVLQKLGLHYHTIELCTGDLGANSAKTYDIEVWAPGHGKYLEVSSCSWFGDFQARRMKLRFKDGEGKNRFCHTLNGSGTALPRLYVAILEQYQQPDGSIKIPDALVPYFGATEIR from the coding sequence ATGCTCGATATCCGCGAGATCCGTGAACACACCGATGCCGTCCGCGAGCGCTTGAAAGCGCGCGGCGGCAACCATTGGACGCTCATTGACGAAGTGCTCGCCTGCGACGAATCCCGCCGCAAGGCCGAGACCGGAAAGCAGCAGCTCCAATCCGAGCGCAAGAGCACCTCCAAGCAGATCGGCATGCTCAAGGCCAAGGGCGAGGACACCTCGGCCATCGAGGCCGCCGTGCGCGAGATCAACGACAAGATCGCCGCCCTCGACGCCGAGTCGGAGGCCGCGGGCACCCGCCAGGCCGAGTTGCTGATGGAAATCCCCAACCTCCCCCACCCGGCCTGCCCGGTGGGCGAGGACGAGACCGCCAACCCGGTCGTCCGCACCTGGGGCGAGAAGCGGGAAATCCCCGGTGCGCAGGATCACCTGACGCTCGCCGAGGCGCTCGGCATCATTTCGCTCGATGATGCCACGCGCATCGCCGGCTCCGGCTTCGCCGTTTACCGAGGCAAGGGGGCCAAGCTGGAGCGAGCGCTGATCAATTTCCTGCTCGATCTCCAGTCGGGCGAAAACGGCTACGAGGAGGTCAATGTGCCTCACGTGGTGCTGCGCGAGTGCATGGAAGGCACCGGCCAGCTCCCGAAATTCGAGGACGACATGTATGGCACCGACGCCGGCGAGGACGGCCGCAATCAGCTCTTCCTGGCGCCGACCGCCGAGGTACCGGTGACCAACCTCTACCGCGACACGCTGCTCCACGAAACCGACCTGCCGAAGCGGCTGTGCGCCTACACGCCGTGCTTCCGCCGTGAGGCAGGCAGCGCGGGCCGTGACAACCGCGGGATCATCCGCATGCACCAATTTGACAAGGTCGAGCTGGTCCAGGTCGTCCACCCGGACCAAGGCCTGGAAGCATTGGAGGCCCTGACAGGCCATGCCGAGTCGGTCTTGCAGAAGCTCGGCTTGCACTATCACACCATCGAGCTGTGCACAGGTGACCTGGGGGCGAACTCGGCGAAGACCTACGACATCGAGGTCTGGGCACCCGGCCACGGGAAGTATCTCGAGGTCTCGAGCTGCTCGTGGTTCGGCGATTTCCAGGCGCGCCGCATGAAGCTGCGCTTCAAGGACGGCGAAGGGAAAAACCGCTTCTGCCATACGCTGAACGGCTCCGGCACGGCGCTGCCGCGGCTCTACGTGGCGATTCTGGAGCAGTACCAGCAGCCGGATGGATCCATCAAGATCCCGGACGCGCTGGTCCCCTACTTCGGCGCTACGGAGATCCGCTAA
- a CDS encoding YjgB family protein yields the protein MRLLLPFLPVLMFLASSLAFGANPVPEPSKMVIEYTDADVKIGPLSFVARKTTMTEVEAALGKPDRVVTAASNVFNCYDRLGLRFEFSTFSKSKAVDVSIFMDEKEIASSANFAPAKVFAGVIRFRGLEFKAPCKAKDVYPKLNPLFPRSEAVPGNDKFGNTIYRVGNCRTSFNFRKDSGEVTYIRLDGPMPK from the coding sequence ATGCGGCTGCTGCTTCCCTTCCTCCCCGTCCTCATGTTTCTCGCGAGTTCGCTGGCCTTCGGCGCCAACCCCGTTCCGGAACCATCGAAGATGGTGATCGAATATACGGATGCCGACGTGAAAATCGGCCCGCTTTCCTTCGTGGCAAGGAAGACCACCATGACCGAGGTCGAAGCCGCCCTTGGAAAGCCGGATCGCGTTGTGACGGCGGCCAGCAACGTTTTCAACTGCTATGATCGGCTGGGGTTACGCTTTGAATTTTCAACCTTCTCGAAGTCGAAGGCGGTGGACGTGAGCATCTTCATGGATGAGAAAGAGATCGCCAGCTCCGCCAACTTCGCTCCCGCCAAGGTTTTTGCGGGCGTGATTCGCTTCCGCGGTTTGGAGTTCAAGGCTCCCTGTAAGGCGAAAGACGTTTATCCGAAGCTCAACCCGCTCTTTCCCCGCAGCGAAGCCGTGCCGGGAAATGACAAGTTCGGAAACACGATATACCGGGTCGGGAACTGCCGGACGTCCTTCAACTTCCGCAAGGACTCGGGAGAGGTGACCTACATCAGACTCGACGGCCCGATGCCCAAGTAA
- a CDS encoding SUMF1/EgtB/PvdO family nonheme iron enzyme: MDDFRARAGTLIGDYRLDEVLAESPTSLTWLAEQHSIRRPVVVIELKPTALHSRDAFLADVRAQAAVDHPLIGSVYEAVTLPDHCFAALERLPGASLADRLHAREAMKPAQVAHILRRVAEASLTLEADGTSTVAMDAGDVFLDTHGVVRVANLARAGKREPGRSTADIGTLGRKLIPLVADGRPGASRMLTLLAWMRGEGLDRSLTWAEVRSYAEQIEQQLAETPAAAAPPTARAQSKKSSLPLVLGLAAVAIAAAIGAFALKGKSNGKAAVSLPGPVVIPAGSHPLPDGGTSALPAFELASHEVTIGEYEDFLQVLAALPADRRTAYDHASQPAGKTAHEPEGWADMLAAIKTGGQWQGRIISRGCPVVNVDWWDAMAYCEWKTVHLPTEEQWWAAMRLQLPEPSSLRPAGWGPVQEIAPTDRTPAGLLGMAGSVAEWTQSQSLNPANPLGEKNWVLMGGSYLKPSTGATAREWTADRALRRPDLGFRVVE; the protein is encoded by the coding sequence ATGGACGATTTCCGAGCCCGCGCCGGCACTCTCATTGGCGACTACCGCCTCGACGAAGTCCTCGCCGAAAGCCCGACCTCCCTCACATGGTTGGCCGAACAGCACTCGATCCGCCGGCCCGTGGTGGTCATCGAACTGAAGCCGACCGCGCTCCACTCGCGCGATGCCTTCCTGGCCGACGTCCGCGCGCAGGCCGCCGTCGATCATCCGCTGATCGGCTCGGTATACGAGGCGGTCACCCTGCCCGACCACTGCTTCGCCGCGCTCGAGCGGCTGCCCGGCGCCTCCCTGGCCGACCGACTGCACGCCCGTGAGGCGATGAAGCCGGCACAGGTCGCCCACATCCTGCGCCGGGTCGCCGAGGCTTCGCTGACGCTGGAGGCGGATGGCACCTCCACCGTGGCGATGGATGCGGGGGACGTCTTCCTCGACACCCACGGCGTCGTTCGCGTGGCCAATCTCGCCCGCGCCGGCAAGCGCGAGCCGGGGCGCTCCACCGCTGACATCGGGACGCTCGGCCGGAAACTCATCCCGCTGGTGGCCGACGGCCGCCCGGGTGCCTCGCGGATGCTCACGCTGCTCGCGTGGATGCGCGGCGAGGGACTGGATCGCTCTCTGACATGGGCGGAAGTCCGTTCGTATGCGGAGCAAATCGAGCAACAACTTGCGGAAACCCCGGCCGCAGCAGCACCGCCGACCGCCCGCGCGCAGTCGAAGAAATCGTCGTTGCCCTTGGTGCTGGGATTGGCTGCCGTGGCGATTGCCGCCGCGATCGGCGCCTTCGCACTGAAGGGCAAGAGTAATGGCAAAGCGGCTGTCTCGCTCCCGGGACCCGTGGTCATTCCCGCCGGCAGTCATCCGCTACCCGACGGTGGGACGTCGGCTTTGCCAGCCTTCGAGCTGGCCTCCCATGAGGTCACCATCGGCGAATATGAGGACTTCCTGCAGGTGCTGGCCGCCCTGCCCGCCGACCGGCGGACTGCCTACGATCACGCCAGCCAACCTGCGGGAAAGACCGCCCACGAGCCGGAGGGCTGGGCCGACATGCTTGCCGCGATCAAGACCGGCGGCCAGTGGCAGGGGCGCATCATCAGCCGTGGGTGCCCGGTCGTGAATGTCGATTGGTGGGACGCCATGGCTTACTGCGAGTGGAAGACCGTGCACCTGCCGACCGAGGAGCAGTGGTGGGCCGCCATGCGCCTCCAACTTCCCGAACCCTCATCGCTGCGCCCTGCCGGATGGGGCCCTGTCCAAGAGATCGCACCGACCGACCGCACGCCGGCCGGCTTGCTGGGCATGGCCGGCTCGGTGGCGGAGTGGACGCAAAGCCAGTCGCTCAATCCCGCCAACCCGCTCGGAGAGAAAAACTGGGTGCTCATGGGCGGCTCCTATCTCAAGCCCTCGACCGGCGCGACCGCCCGCGAGTGGACTGCGGATCGCGCGCTGCGGCGGCCTGATCTGGGCTTCCGTGTGGTGGAGTGA
- a CDS encoding AEC family transporter — MFFRILLDVCAPIFLIVGAGWLMDRKFKLHLETLVKLNIYLMVPAFIFTRVVSAELGGTEALRIAGFTFSTIALMFIGSAIAGRLFRMPASEKQALSLASMFYNCGNYGLPLVTLAFGDFAAEVQIFVLATMNVATYTVGLFLAQARGESPGSHRRALMKMLRQPTLYAMAAGLICRGLGVRVQEWIWLWQPFDLIQAALIGFALVTLGVQMSQTKPAPFRAGLWSAMLLRLVISPALAVLLVMAFGFSREVSASLILAAAAPTAVNTALLAHEFGGDVSFATSAVYYSTLISLITTPALVYALKLWLG; from the coding sequence GTGTTTTTCCGGATCCTGCTCGATGTCTGCGCGCCGATCTTCCTGATCGTCGGCGCGGGCTGGCTGATGGACCGGAAGTTCAAGCTGCACCTGGAGACCCTGGTGAAGCTGAACATCTACCTGATGGTCCCGGCCTTCATCTTCACCCGGGTGGTCAGTGCGGAACTCGGTGGCACGGAGGCCCTGCGGATTGCCGGGTTCACGTTCTCGACCATCGCGCTGATGTTCATCGGCAGCGCCATCGCGGGCCGCTTGTTCCGGATGCCGGCGAGCGAGAAGCAGGCGCTTTCACTGGCCTCGATGTTCTACAATTGCGGCAACTACGGCCTGCCGCTGGTCACGCTGGCCTTCGGCGACTTTGCCGCGGAGGTGCAGATCTTCGTCCTCGCGACGATGAACGTCGCGACCTACACGGTCGGGCTTTTCCTCGCCCAGGCGCGCGGCGAAAGCCCCGGCTCGCACCGCCGGGCACTGATGAAAATGCTGCGCCAGCCGACCCTTTACGCGATGGCCGCCGGTCTCATCTGCCGTGGCCTCGGCGTGCGGGTGCAGGAGTGGATCTGGCTGTGGCAGCCCTTCGATCTGATCCAGGCGGCACTGATCGGCTTCGCGCTGGTCACGCTGGGCGTGCAGATGTCGCAGACCAAGCCCGCGCCATTTCGCGCCGGCCTGTGGTCGGCGATGCTGCTGCGGCTAGTGATTTCACCGGCGCTGGCGGTGTTGCTGGTGATGGCGTTCGGCTTCTCGCGCGAGGTCTCGGCCTCGCTGATCCTTGCCGCTGCGGCTCCCACGGCGGTGAATACGGCCCTGCTCGCCCACGAGTTCGGCGGCGACGTGTCCTTTGCCACTTCGGCGGTTTACTACAGCACGCTGATCAGCCTGATCACCACGCCAGCGCTGGTGTATGCGCTGAAGCTGTGGCTGGGGTGA